Genomic window (Achromobacter sp. B7):
GCAACGCCGTCTACTGCATCAACGACGAAGAACTATCGCCCGCCGCGCTGGCCGCGCGCGTGGTGCTGGTGGACGTGATGCGTGCGCAGGTGCGCCACGGCGGCTGGCCCGGCGCCACCCTTCTGGATTCGTGATGCCCCCATGCCGGGCGCAGGGCTAGGCCGCGCCAGGTCACACGCATACATTGCATTGGTGAACGCCGTGGCATGGTGCCGCGGCAACGGACCTCTGCAAAGCTGATGACCACTGACTCCCGACGCCCGGGCACGCTTCCCATTGCTTCCATGCGGCCGCACTGTTCCGACCAGGAATGGCAGGCCCGTGTCGATCTGGCCGCCTGTTACCGGCTGGTCGAGCTTTACGGCATGGCCGACATGATGGCCAACCACATCTCGGCCCGCGTGCCGGGCGAAGACAATGCGTTCCTCATCAACCCCTACGGGATGATGTACGAAGAGATCACGGCGTCCAGCCTGATCAAGGTGGACCTGGACGGCACCATCCTGGCCAAGCCGGACTTTGGCGACATGCACTACGGCATCAACAAGGCCGGCTACGTGATCCACAGCGCGGTGCACGCCGCGCGCCATGACGTGGACTGCGTGATCCACACGCACAGCTGGGCGTCGATGGCTGTGGCCTCGCTGGACTGCGGGCTGCTGCCATTGACGCAGACGGCCATGCGCTTTTTGAAGATTGGCTATCACGACTACCAGGGCGTGGTGCTGGACCTGCAAGAGCAGCAATCCCTGTTGCAGGACCTGGGTCAGGGCGAAGCGTTGATCCTGCGCAACCATGGCGCGCTGACGGTGGGCCGCACGGTGGGCGAGGCCTTTAACTGGATGCATCGGCTGGAGCTGGCTTGCCGCGCCCAATTGGCGGCCATGGCCACGGGCTCGCCGCTGCGCCAGGTCAGCCCCGCCGTGCTGGAAGAAACCTGGAACAACTATCAGCCTGGCACGCGGCGCCCTTACGGCGTCATGGAATGGCCGGCCCTGCTGCGCAAGCTGGACCGCATCGACCCCGGCTTTCGGGATTGACCCCGGCGTCCTGAGCGACGACGGATTCCTGCATTGAGTCCTGCATTCGATCTTGCATTTCAATGGCGCCGGCCGACGTGGCGGCACGGCGCCGACCTATCCAAACGACAACCACGGACGGAGACAACGATGAATACTGCCCGAGCCCTGCTCGCCGCCGCAGCGGCGGCCTGCGCCTGTACCGCGCCGCCCGCCATGGCCGCCGACTACCCCGACAAGCCTGTGAAAGTGATCGTGGCGTTCACCGCCGGCGGCACCACCGACACGCTGACGCGCAGCATGTCCAACGCGCTGTCCAAGAAGCTGGAGCAACCGTTCGTGGTGGAAAACAAACCGGGCGCGGGCGGCAACATCGGTACCGAGTTCGTGGTGCGCGCGGCGCCCGACGGGCACACGCTGATCGTCAATTCCGTGGGCCCCATCGCGGTGAATGCGTCGCTGGCCAAACTGTCGTTCGACCCCTTGACCGACCTGGTGCCGATGGTGCAGATCGCCACCGTGCCCAACGTGCTGGTCGTGCCGCCGTCCTCGCCCGCCAAGGACATCAAGAGCTTTCTGGCTTACGTCAAAAAGGCGCAGCACTTGAACTACAGCTCTACCGGCGTGGGCACGTCGTCGCACTTGTCCAGCTATATGTTGATGGACCAACTGGGGGTGCAGGCCACGCACGTGCCGTACAAGGGGGCCGACGCGGTCAACGACCTGCTGGCCGGACGCATCGACTTCATGTTCGCCACCATTCCGTCGGTGATCGGGCAGATACGCGCGGGCAAGCTGCGCCCGCTGGCCGTCAGCACGCTGCAACGGTCGGCGACCCTGCCCGAGTTGCCCACCATTGCCGAGTCCGGCTATCCGGGCTTTGATGCCGGGTCATGGTTTGGCTTCTTCGGCCCGAAAGGCACGCCGCCCGAGGTGGTCACCGTGATCAACCGCGAAGTCAACGCCGCCCTGCCCTCGCTGAAGGCGCAGATGCTGCATGAAGGCGCCGAGCCCGTGGGTGGAACGCCCGCGCAGTTCTCCACGTTCATCCGCGCGGAACACGACAAGTGGGCCGCGCTGGTGCGCAAGTTCCAACCGGCCGCCAACTAAGCAGCATGCGTAAGCAGCACGCCTAAGCAGGTACATCTCCAAGCAGCCGCCCTTAGCACTCGCCCTTAAGCATTCGCCCTAAAGCATTCGCCCCTAAGTAGCCCCCCAGCAGCCGCCCACTGCGTCACCACCGAGCCATCCATGCCGCACGACGAGATCCGCATCCTTTGTTCGCCCGCCGAGGCGGGCGCGCTGCGCCAGGCGCTTGCCAGCGTTGATGCACCGCGCATCGCGCTCTGCCACCCGCAGCCCGGCGAGCCGTGCCCCGCGCACGTCGCGTTTATTTCGCGCGACATCACCGGCGCGTCCACCAAGTTCCAGATCACGCCCGACACGGCGCGTTACTATGACGCGCTGCTGTCCGCGCCTGAGCTGCAATGGGTCCATGTGCACTCGGCCGGCGCGGACCGCGACATCTATCAGCAACTGCACGCGCGCGGCGTCGCCATCACCACGTCACAAGGCGCGACCGACGCCGTGGTTGCGCAAACCGCCATCGCCGGCGTGCTGGCCTTGGCGCGCCGCCTGCCCCTGCTGGCCGCCGATCAGCGCGAACACGCGTGGCGGCCTCTGTTGGGCGATCGCACGCCACGCGATCTGGCTGGGCAACACGCCGTGGTGGTGGGCTGGGGCGGCATCGGCCAACGCATTGGCGCGCTGCTGGGCGCGCTGGGGCTGACGCTGTCGGTGGTGCGCCATTCCGCCATGCCCGTGCCACAAGCGCGCCACACCGTCACCTATGCCGACCTGCGCAGCCTGCTGCCACCGG
Coding sequences:
- a CDS encoding NAD(P)-dependent oxidoreductase, which encodes MPHDEIRILCSPAEAGALRQALASVDAPRIALCHPQPGEPCPAHVAFISRDITGASTKFQITPDTARYYDALLSAPELQWVHVHSAGADRDIYQQLHARGVAITTSQGATDAVVAQTAIAGVLALARRLPLLAADQREHAWRPLLGDRTPRDLAGQHAVVVGWGGIGQRIGALLGALGLTLSVVRHSAMPVPQARHTVTYADLRSLLPPADWLVLACPLTPATRGLIDQQALAALPAHASVVNVARGHVIDEAALIDALSARRLGGAFLDVFQQEPLPPESPLWGLDNVIVTPHSAGFSNGNRARVRGLFVDNLRRWARAEPLANRLVG
- a CDS encoding class II aldolase/adducin family protein, coding for MTTDSRRPGTLPIASMRPHCSDQEWQARVDLAACYRLVELYGMADMMANHISARVPGEDNAFLINPYGMMYEEITASSLIKVDLDGTILAKPDFGDMHYGINKAGYVIHSAVHAARHDVDCVIHTHSWASMAVASLDCGLLPLTQTAMRFLKIGYHDYQGVVLDLQEQQSLLQDLGQGEALILRNHGALTVGRTVGEAFNWMHRLELACRAQLAAMATGSPLRQVSPAVLEETWNNYQPGTRRPYGVMEWPALLRKLDRIDPGFRD
- a CDS encoding tripartite tricarboxylate transporter substrate binding protein translates to MNTARALLAAAAAACACTAPPAMAADYPDKPVKVIVAFTAGGTTDTLTRSMSNALSKKLEQPFVVENKPGAGGNIGTEFVVRAAPDGHTLIVNSVGPIAVNASLAKLSFDPLTDLVPMVQIATVPNVLVVPPSSPAKDIKSFLAYVKKAQHLNYSSTGVGTSSHLSSYMLMDQLGVQATHVPYKGADAVNDLLAGRIDFMFATIPSVIGQIRAGKLRPLAVSTLQRSATLPELPTIAESGYPGFDAGSWFGFFGPKGTPPEVVTVINREVNAALPSLKAQMLHEGAEPVGGTPAQFSTFIRAEHDKWAALVRKFQPAAN